The Accipiter gentilis chromosome 7, bAccGen1.1, whole genome shotgun sequence genome includes a region encoding these proteins:
- the CALB2 gene encoding calretinin gives MAGPQQAPHLHLAELTASQFLDVWRHFDADGNGYIEGKELENFFQELESARKGAGVPDSKNDDLGDKMKEFMHKYDKNADGKIEMAELAQILPTEENFLLCFRQHVGSSSEFMEAWRRYDTDRSGYIEANELKGFLSDLLKKANRPYDEPKLQEYTQTILRMFDMNGDGKLGLSEMSRLLPVQENFLLKFQGMKLSSEEFNAIFAFYDKDGSGFIDENELDALLKDLYEKNKKEMNIQQLTNYRKSIMNLSDGGKLYRKELEIVLCNEPPM, from the exons aTGGCCGGCCCGCAGCAGGCCCCGCACCTCCACCTGGCCGAGCTCACCGCCTCTCAGTTCCTCGACGTCTGGCGACATTTCGACGCGGACG gaAATGGCTACATCGAAGGCAAAGAGCTGGAAAACTTCTTCCAGGAGCTGGAAAGTGCAAGGAAGGGGGCGGGTGTG CCGGACTCCAAGAACGATGACTTGGGTGACAAGATGAAGGAGTTCATGCATAAGTACGACAAAAACGCAGATGGCAAAATTGAGATGGCGGAG CTGGCCCAGATCCTGCCCACGGAGGAGAATTTCCTGCTGTGTTTCCGCCAGCATGTGGGCTCCAGCTCAGAGTTCATGGAG GCTTGGCGCAGGTACGACACGGACCGCAGTGGCTACATCGAAGCCAACGAGCTCAAG GGCTTCTTGTCGGACCTGCTGAAGAAGGCGAACCGGCCCTATGATGAGCCCAAGCTGCAGGAGTACACGCAGACCATC CTGCGGATGTTCGACATGAACGGTGATGGGAAGCTGGGCCTCTCGGAGATGTCCCG ACTTTTGCCCGTGCAAGAAAACTTTCTTCTGAAGTTCCag GGGATGAAGCTGTCCTCGGAGGAGTTCAACGCTATCTTCGCCTTCTATGACAAG GATGGAAGTGGCTTCATTGACGAGAATGAGCTGGACGCGCTTTTGAAAGACCTGTACGAGAAGAATAAGAAA GAGATGAACATCCAGCAGCTCACCAACTACAGGAAGAGCATCATGAACCTCTCTGACGGGGGCAAACTCTACCGCAAGGAACTGGAGATTGTGCTCTGCAATGAGCCCCCCATGTAG
- the GOT2 gene encoding aspartate aminotransferase, mitochondrial — translation MALLHSHRLLTVPRFAAAARASSWWSHVEMGPPDPILGVTEAFKRDTNSKKMNLGVGAYRDDNGKPYVLNCVRKAEAMIASKKMDKEYLPIGGLADFTRASAELALGENSEAFKSGRYVTVQGISGTGSLRIGANFLQRFFKSSRDVYLPKPSWGNHTPIFRDAGLQLQAYRYYDPKTCSLDFSGAMDDISKIPEKSIILLHACAHNPTGVDPRQEQWKELAAMVKKRNLLVYFDMAYQGFASGDINRDAWAVRYFIEQGINVILSQSYAKNMGLYGERAGAFTVICSDAEEAKRVESQLKILIRPMYSNPPLNGARIASTILNTPELRKEWLVEVKGMADRIISMRTQLVSNLKKEGSSHNWQHITDQIGMFCFTGLKPEQVERLIKEFSIYMTKDGRISVAGVTSGNVGYLAHAIHQVTK, via the exons atggctcTCCTGCACAGCCACCGGCTCCTCACCGTCCCGcgcttcgccgccgccgcccgcgctaG ctcaTGGTGGTCCCATGTGGAGATGGGTCCCCCCGACCCCATCCTGGGGGTGACAGAAGCTTTCAAGCGTGACACCAATTCCAAGAAGATGAACCTGGGTGTGGGGGCGTACCGGGATGACAACGGGAAGCCGTACGTCCTGAACTGTGTTCGTAAG GCGGAGGCCATGATAGCATCCAAGAAGATGGACAAGGAATATTTGCCCATTGGGGGGCTAGCGGATTTCACCCGGGCATCCGCAGAACTGGCTCTGGGTGAAAACAGTGAGGCTTTCAAGAGTGGCCGG TATGTCACTGTGCAGGGTATTTCTGGGACTGGATCTCTGCGAATTGGAGCCAACTTTTTG CAACGGTTCTTCAAGTCTAGCCGTGATGTGTATCTACCCAAACCATCCTGGGGCAATCACACACCCATTTTCCGTGATGCTGGCCTGCAACTTCAGGCCTACCGCTACTACGACCCCAAGACGTGTAGCCTTGACTTCTCTGGAGCCATGGATGACATTTCT AAAATTCCAGAGAAGAGCATCATCCTCTTGCATGCTTGTGCTCACAACCCCACCGGGGTGGATCCCCGGCAGGAGCAATGGAAGGAGTTGGCAGCTATGGTGAAG AAACGAAACCTCCTCGTGTACTTTGACATGGCCTACCAGGGCTTTGCCAGCGGAGACATCAACCGGGATGCCTGGGCTGTGCGGTATTTCATTGAGCAGGGCATTAACGTCATCTTGTCACAGTCCTATGCCAAGAACATGGGGCTGTATG GAGAGCGTGCGGGCGCCTTCACAGTGATCTGCAGTGACGCAGAGGAAGCCAAGAGGGTCGAGTCACAGCTGAAGATCCTCATCCGCCCCATGTACTCCAACCCACCCCTGAATGGAGCCCGCATTGCCTCTACCATCCTGAACACCCCTGAGCTACGGAAGGAGTG GCTTGTGGAGGTGAAGGGCATGGCTGACCGGATCATCAGCATGCGGACTCAGCTGGTGTCCAACCTCAAGAAAGAGGGATCTTCCCACAACTGGCAGCACATCACTGACCAGATCGGCATGTTCTGCTTCACGGGGCTGAAGCCTGAGCAG GTGGAGCGGCTGATCAAGGAGTTCTCCATCTATATGACAAAGGACGGACGAATCTCTGTGGCGGGAGTTACGTCGGGCAATGTAGGTTACCTGGCTCATGCCATCCATCAAGTCACAAAGTAA
- the SLC38A7 gene encoding sodium-coupled neutral amino acid transporter 7, giving the protein MVACATLGGTMAQGTGSINSDYKDWEWSADAGERARLLQSPSVETVPKSGESQGNGLGATSALGAVFIVVNAALGAGLLNFPAAFSMAGGVAAGIALQMCMLIFIIGGLVILAYCSQASNERTYQEVVWAVCGKVPGVLCEVAIAVYTFGTCIAFLIIIGDQEDKIIAALVTEPEEAGSSHWYTDRKFTISITAFLLILPLSIPKEIGFQKYASSLSVIGTWYVTAVIIIKYIWPDKELVPVEIPTSPSTWTAVFNAMPTICFGFQCHVSSVPVFNSMKQPEVKTWGAVVTAAMVIALFVYTGTGVCGFLTFGAGVEQDVLLSYPSNDIPVALARAFIILCVLTSYPILHFCGRAVLEGLWLRYTGVTVEEDVVRERRRRLLQTISWFLLTLLLALFIPDIGKVISVIGGLAACFIFVFPGLCLIQAKLSEIQETRAISWWAQVSYGVFMVTLGAFIFGQTTANAIFVDLTA; this is encoded by the exons ATGGTGGCGTGTGCCACCCTAGGAGGGACAATGGCTCAGGGCACTGGGAGCATCAACAGTGACTACAAGGATTGGGAGTGGAGCGCCGATGCCGGGGAACGAGCCAGgctcctgcagagccccagcGTGGAGACGGTGCCGAAGAGCGGAGAGAGTCAAGGAAACGGTCTGGGGGCCACATCAGCTTTGGGAGCCGTCTTCATTGTGGTCAACGCTGCCCTCGGGGCTGGGCTGCTCAACTTCCCCGCCGCTTTCAGCATGGCTGGCGGCGTGGCCGCGGGCATCGCACTGCAGATG TGCATGTTGATCTTCATCATCGGAGGCTTGGTCATCCTGGCGTACTGCTCACAGGCCAGCAACGAGCGGACCTATCAGGAGGTTGTGTGGGCAGTCTGCGGAAAGGTGCCTGGCGTGCTGTGTGAGGTGGCCATCGCTGTCTACACCTTTGGCACCTGCATTGCTTTCCTCATCATCATTGGAGACCAGGAGGACAAGA TCATTGCTGCTCTGGTGACGGAGCCTGAGGAAGCTGGGAGCAGCCACTGGTACACGGACCGCAAGTTCACCATCAGCATCACTGCCTTCCTTCTCATCctgcccctctccatccccaaaGAGATCGGCTTCCAAAAATATGCCAG CTCCCTAAGTGTGATTGGCACCTGGTATGTCACAGCAGTCATTATCATCAAGTACATCTGGCCTGACAAGGAGCTGGTGCCTGTGGAGATCCCCACCAG cccctccACCTGGACAGCTGTTTTCAATGCCATGCCCACCATCTGCTTTGGGTTCCAG TGCCACGTGAGCAGCGTGCCCGTCTTTAACAGCATGAAGCAGCCGGAGGTGAAGACCTGGGGGGCGGTGGTGACAGCGGCCATGGTGATCGCTCTCTTCGTCTACACGGGCACTG GCGTCTGCGGCTTCCTGACTTTTGGGGCTGGTGTGGAGCAGGACGTCTTGCTCTCCTACCCCTCCAATGACATCCCCGTTGCCCTTGCCCGGGCCTTCATCATCCTCTGCGTGCTGACATCCTACCCTATCCTGCACTTCTGCGGCCG GGCTGTCTTGGAGGGTCTCTGGCTCCGCTACACTGGGGTGACGGTGGAGGAGGACGTGGTTCGGGAGCGGAGGAGGCGCCTGCTTCAGACTATCAGCTGGTTCCTCCTGACCCTCCTCCTGGCTCTCTTCATCCCCGACATCGGCAAAGTCATCTCTGTCATTGGGGGCTTGGCCGCCTGCTTCATCTTCGTCTTCCCAG GGCTCTGCTTGATTCAAGCCAAGCTCTCTGAGATCCAGGAAACCAGGGCAATCAG CTGGTGGGCCCAGGTCAGCTATGGGGTGTTCATGGTCACCCTCGGAGCCTTCATCTTTGGACAGACCACTGCCAACGCTATCTTCGTGGATCTCACAGCCTGA